The Spirosoma oryzicola region ATCCTGCGTTTGCTCAGCGTTCAACCGAACGGCATAATAATTTTCGTTGACGTAATCGACAATAGCGGGCTTCGAAAACGTCTCGCGATCCATAACCTTGCACCAGCCACACCAGTCGGTATACACATCGACCACAAACTTCTTCGGTTTCTTCTTGGTGAGCGCATAGGCTTCCTGAATAGTCAGCCACTTAATGTGTTTGTTCTCAACTTTAGGGCTGCTCGCCGGCTCAATGGGCAATGTGGTCCGAAAGGCGCAGATCGTGAGTACCACAAAAGCGGCACAGAAGATGAGTAAACGGTTCATAGTCTTGTTGGATCGCTAAAGTATTTGTTTCTAAAATAACGCCACCGTGTCGATAAAATTAGCTGATTTCTATTTTTTAATACGGTTGAGGTTACGCCGGATTTATGGCTCTTAGAATGTCTCGTTTACGCGGTGGACCCGGATGCTTTTCAACGAGTAAACCAGCTGAGCGCATGTTTCGCTGAACGTAACTCTTCGAACAATAAGTCGTCAGTAATCCTCCGGGGAGCAATAAGCTTGCCATTTGCCGAAAGATCTCCGGCTCCCATAACTCAGGCTGAGCCGTCGGGGCGAATGCATCGTAATAAATTAAATGAAAGCGTTCGTCCGTCTGTAAAGTCTGTAGGCTACCTTCTAGTTTCGTTAGGGTAAAAAACGGATTGATGGGAACCGGGACATTCCAGGGTGACTCGTGCAGATCAGTCAAGTAAGACGTGCCCAGAAGCTGGTCGTAATTCAGCTGGTGAGCCTCCTCTACCGACATCGGATACGCTTCAATAGCCGTGTAATGAATTGGGCGCTTGTACGCTTCTGCTTCCCGTGCTGTCAACAAGGCATTCAATCCCGTTCCAAACCCCATTTCAAAGATGCGCAACGGTTCGTCGGTAAACGTTGCAAGAGCCTCTAACAAGCCTAGTTCGATGTAAACCCGCTGCGATTCTTGGTAAGCTCCGTGAATCGAATGATATGTTTTATCAAGTACATTGTTTATGGCGGTGTGCGAACCGTCAGCCGTGATTATTAACCGAACATCTGCTTTCATACGCTATTGATTTTTGGGCTATTTTTGCAGTCCCAAAACATATATTTCACTAATGATTCAACGCGTTCAAACGATATTTTTGTTTCTTATTGCCGTTGCTATGGTTGTTGCCCTAGCCAATCCACTGTGGGAAAAATCAGGATCGAAGTCACCCGAGATGGCACACCTGACCGCCTTGCAGTACAGTGAACAGACAGGAATCACTACTTCCGTGACCCCGATCTGGTACCTGGGCCTTTTACTGGGACTAGTCGCTTTGTCGTCAGTCTATGCCCTTTTTCAGTATCGTAACCGCCTTACCCAAACC contains the following coding sequences:
- a CDS encoding DUF4293 domain-containing protein; this encodes MIQRVQTIFLFLIAVAMVVALANPLWEKSGSKSPEMAHLTALQYSEQTGITTSVTPIWYLGLLLGLVALSSVYALFQYRNRLTQTALCAVNALMLTAIMGIVLYRTLYTGKEYGNPADQGDFLPGFYAIIAALVFNALANRFIRRDEKLVRGSDRLR
- a CDS encoding thioredoxin family protein, translating into MNRLLIFCAAFVVLTICAFRTTLPIEPASSPKVENKHIKWLTIQEAYALTKKKPKKFVVDVYTDWCGWCKVMDRETFSKPAIVDYVNENYYAVRLNAEQTQDITLGKETFKYVSTGGRGVHELAAALLRNQMSYPTTVFLDEKFQLIQPIAGYLEPRTFHQVITYFGRDYHQKEPFDQYKAGTYAKEFKASLAGK
- the mnmD gene encoding tRNA (5-methylaminomethyl-2-thiouridine)(34)-methyltransferase MnmD, which encodes MKADVRLIITADGSHTAINNVLDKTYHSIHGAYQESQRVYIELGLLEALATFTDEPLRIFEMGFGTGLNALLTAREAEAYKRPIHYTAIEAYPMSVEEAHQLNYDQLLGTSYLTDLHESPWNVPVPINPFFTLTKLEGSLQTLQTDERFHLIYYDAFAPTAQPELWEPEIFRQMASLLLPGGLLTTYCSKSYVQRNMRSAGLLVEKHPGPPRKRDILRAINPA